One genomic window of Glycine soja cultivar W05 chromosome 9, ASM419377v2, whole genome shotgun sequence includes the following:
- the LOC114368262 gene encoding CBL-interacting serine/threonine-protein kinase 5-like yields the protein MAAEEVPVVKGALPFGVSFRPIVFIAKVTSGATLNTSGQHENLMTMYNKVLRVEFEFPPWFLPESKKLISKIVVADPAKRTTISAITRMSWFWKGFSSFFAPDLCQLEKQEALTITEEENNFKMPKFFNAFEFISSMSSRFNLSRMFESKRKTTTMFTLKCSTAVIVAKIAVATWGLRFRVAKVKDFKIRLKGATKGRKKRQAVTVEVFEVAPEVTFATKTMEGEGSYYNRYPKQISIV from the coding sequence ATGGCGGCGGAGGAAGTACCGGTTGTAAAAGGAGCCCTCCCCTTCGGTGTAAGCTTCAGACCCATTGTCTTCATCGCGAAAGTGACCTCCGGCGCCACCTTGAACACCTCTGGCCAACACGAGAATCTCATGACCATGTATAACAAAGTTCTCAGAGTTGAGTTTGAGTTTCCACCGTGGTTTTTGCCTGAGTCAAAGAAGCTAATCTCCAAGATTGTAGTGGCGGATCCCGCCAAGAGAACCACGATTTCGGCCATAACTCGCATGTCGTGGTTCTGGAAGggcttttcttcattttttgctCCAGACTTGTGTCAGTTGGAGAAACAAGAGGCCCTTACGATTACGGaggaagaaaacaatttcaagatGCCTAAGTTCTTCAACGCGTTTGAGTTTATTTCGTCCATGTCTTCTAGGTTCAACCTCTCAAGGATGTTCGAGAGCAAGAGGAAGACAACGACGATGTTCACGCTGAAGTGCTCCACGGCGGTGATTGTGGCGAAGATTGCGGTGGCGACATGGGGGCTGAGGTTCCGCGTGGCGAAGGTCAAGGACTTCAAGATCCGGCTGAAGGGTGCGACGAAGGGGAGGAAGAAGAGGCAAGCGGTCACGGTAGAGGTGTTCGAGGTGGCGCCGGAGGTCACTTTCGCGACGAAGACAATGGAAGGG